A part of Solibacillus sp. FSL H8-0538 genomic DNA contains:
- a CDS encoding L,D-transpeptidase family protein, which produces MIHKVKPAETLTQISRDYCTPLSTILSANSTINPNVIYIGQSIIIPGFPNPNTIPYQLEISITNRWLRLVKEGAIQKQYPIAVGKMLSNTPVGNYIIIKKEPNPGGSFGTMWIKLSKEHYGIHGTNNPSSIGKAASHGCIHMHNEDIDELARMIAIGTIVLIHA; this is translated from the coding sequence TTGATTCACAAAGTTAAACCTGCGGAAACACTGACTCAAATTTCAAGAGATTATTGTACGCCACTATCCACAATCCTTAGTGCAAACTCAACTATTAATCCGAATGTAATTTATATTGGTCAATCCATTATTATACCTGGATTCCCTAATCCGAATACAATTCCATATCAACTCGAAATTTCAATCACTAATCGTTGGTTACGATTAGTAAAAGAAGGTGCAATACAAAAACAGTACCCAATTGCTGTTGGAAAAATGCTTTCCAATACACCTGTAGGAAATTACATTATCATAAAAAAGGAGCCTAACCCCGGCGGCTCATTTGGAACAATGTGGATAAAATTATCAAAAGAACATTATGGTATTCACGGAACAAATAACCCAAGTTCAATTGGTAAAGCAGCATCACATGGGTGTATTCATATGCATAATGAGGACATAGATGAGTTAGCACGTATGATTGCTATCGGAACCATAGTTTTAATACATGCCTAA
- a CDS encoding SpoVR family protein, with protein MEKELHRAINEITEIAAGFGLDFYPMRYEICPADIIYTIGAYGMPTRFTHWSFGKQFHKMKLQYDLGLSQIYELVINSDPCYAFLLDSNSLTQNKLIIAHVLAHCDFFKNNIRFSNTRKDMVESMTATAERIAGYEMLYGKDEVERFLDAVLAIQEHIDPSILRPKLLKSDYEEVEEEVIVPKTRYDDLWGLDQKDREEKPILPKKKRFPPKPEKDLLLFIEQYSTELEEWQRDILTMMREEMLYFWPQLETKIMNEGWASYWHQRIMRELNLTTTETIEYAKLNAGVVQPSKTTINPYYLGLKIFEDIENRYNHPTEEMRKAGVTPNSGREKMFEVREIESDISFIRNYLTKDLVKQEDLYLFEKKGNEYRITDKDYEQVRDQLVLMRVNGGFPYIVVENGDYLRNGELYLKHGYEGMELDPHYLEHVLPYIYQLWGRPVHVETYKEGKLIIYSYDGKKNSR; from the coding sequence ATGGAAAAAGAGCTTCACCGGGCAATTAATGAAATTACGGAAATTGCCGCCGGGTTTGGTCTTGACTTTTATCCAATGCGTTATGAAATTTGTCCTGCAGATATCATTTATACAATTGGAGCATATGGTATGCCTACGCGCTTTACCCATTGGAGCTTTGGAAAACAATTCCATAAAATGAAGCTACAATATGATTTAGGATTAAGTCAAATTTACGAGCTTGTTATTAATTCAGATCCTTGTTATGCATTTTTACTCGACTCAAATTCGTTAACACAAAATAAGTTAATCATTGCGCATGTCTTGGCGCACTGCGACTTTTTTAAAAATAATATTCGTTTCTCCAATACAAGAAAAGATATGGTCGAGAGTATGACGGCAACAGCTGAACGAATAGCAGGCTATGAAATGCTTTATGGGAAAGATGAAGTCGAACGGTTTTTAGATGCCGTATTAGCTATCCAAGAGCATATTGATCCATCTATACTACGACCAAAGCTGTTAAAGAGCGATTATGAAGAAGTTGAAGAGGAGGTCATTGTGCCAAAAACACGATACGATGATCTTTGGGGCCTAGATCAAAAAGACAGAGAAGAGAAGCCCATCCTTCCAAAAAAGAAACGGTTCCCACCAAAACCTGAAAAGGATCTATTACTATTTATTGAACAGTACAGCACGGAGCTAGAAGAATGGCAACGAGATATATTGACGATGATGCGTGAGGAAATGCTTTATTTTTGGCCACAGTTAGAAACAAAAATAATGAATGAAGGTTGGGCTTCCTACTGGCATCAACGTATCATGAGGGAACTAAATTTGACAACGACAGAAACAATTGAATATGCGAAGTTAAATGCCGGGGTTGTTCAACCGTCAAAAACAACAATAAATCCATATTATTTGGGACTGAAAATTTTTGAAGATATCGAGAACAGATACAATCACCCAACTGAAGAAATGCGAAAAGCGGGAGTCACCCCGAATTCTGGTCGTGAAAAAATGTTTGAAGTACGGGAAATTGAATCAGACATCTCCTTTATCCGAAACTATTTAACAAAGGACTTGGTGAAGCAAGAAGATCTGTATTTATTTGAAAAAAAGGGAAATGAATATCGAATTACAGATAAAGATTATGAACAAGTACGTGATCAACTTGTATTGATGCGGGTGAATGGTGGTTTTCCATATATCGTCGTAGAAAATGGCGATTATTTACGAAATGGTGAATTGTATTTAAAACACGGCTACGAAGGAATGGAGCTAGATCCGCATTATTTAGAACATGTCCTCCCGTATATTTATCAGCTATGGGGGCGTCCTGTTCATGTAGAGACATATAAAGAAGGTAAACTGATAATTTATTCATATGACGGGAAAAAGAATTCTCGATAA
- the yhbH gene encoding sporulation protein YhbH, giving the protein MSEHQNKHFIISQEDWALHRKGYQDQQRHTEKVKEAIKNNLPDLITEESIVMSNGREVIKIPIRSLDEYKIRYNNDTSKHVGQGQGDSKVGDLVAREAQPGNKGPGKGKEAGDTAGEDYYEAEVSMEEVQNMLFSELELPNLQQKEKSDTTTEKIEFNDIRKKGLMGNIDKKRTILSAIRRNAMKGEAAIAPIHNDDIRFKTWDEVVKPESKAVVLAMMDTSGSMGKFEKYCARTFFFWMTRFLRSKYETVEIEFIAHHTIAKVVTEEEFFTKGESGGTICSSAYIVALELIRQKYNPVQYNIYPVHFSDGENMSGDNEGCFKLVQELMEVSSMFGYGEVNTHSRYSTLMATYKKIENPKFRHYILKQKSDVYEALKSLFHKVET; this is encoded by the coding sequence ATGAGTGAACATCAGAATAAGCATTTTATCATCTCTCAGGAAGATTGGGCTCTCCATCGTAAAGGGTATCAGGATCAACAGCGTCATACAGAAAAAGTAAAAGAAGCGATTAAAAATAATTTGCCGGATTTAATAACTGAAGAAAGTATTGTTATGTCTAATGGACGTGAGGTTATTAAAATTCCTATCCGGTCTTTAGACGAATATAAAATTCGTTATAACAACGATACATCAAAACATGTTGGTCAAGGACAAGGAGATAGTAAAGTAGGCGATTTAGTAGCCCGCGAAGCTCAGCCAGGTAATAAAGGACCTGGGAAAGGAAAAGAAGCAGGAGATACCGCTGGGGAAGATTACTATGAGGCAGAAGTCAGCATGGAAGAAGTACAAAACATGTTATTTAGTGAATTAGAGTTACCCAACCTACAACAGAAAGAAAAGTCGGATACTACAACCGAAAAAATTGAATTTAACGATATACGAAAAAAAGGACTTATGGGCAATATCGATAAGAAGCGAACAATTTTATCAGCTATTAGACGTAATGCCATGAAAGGGGAAGCAGCGATTGCCCCTATTCATAATGACGATATACGATTCAAAACATGGGATGAGGTTGTGAAGCCTGAATCGAAGGCAGTAGTCCTTGCGATGATGGACACAAGTGGTTCCATGGGGAAATTTGAGAAATATTGCGCGCGAACTTTTTTCTTTTGGATGACAAGATTTTTACGTTCCAAGTATGAAACCGTTGAAATTGAATTTATCGCTCATCATACGATAGCAAAAGTTGTGACAGAGGAAGAATTCTTTACGAAAGGAGAAAGCGGTGGAACGATTTGTTCGTCCGCCTATATAGTGGCATTAGAGCTTATTAGGCAGAAATATAATCCAGTCCAATATAATATTTATCCTGTTCATTTTTCAGACGGAGAAAACATGTCAGGGGACAATGAGGGATGCTTTAAATTAGTCCAGGAGTTAATGGAAGTATCGAGTATGTTCGGGTATGGAGAAGTAAATACACATAGCCGTTATTCGACTTTAATGGCAACTTATAAAAAAATTGAGAATCCGAAGTTTCGTCATTATATTTTGAAACAAAAAAGTGATGTTTATGAAGCATTGAAAAGTTTATTCCATAAAGTGGAGACATAA
- a CDS encoding PrkA family serine protein kinase has protein sequence MNILDKVKNYREEENRLKWEGTFADYLRILRERPEVAQTAHSRVYNMIKVAGLEERNGQKLFRFFGQEIFGLETALERLVEEYFHPAARRLDVRKRILLLMGPVSGGKSTIVTLLKRGLEQYSRTDEGAVYAIKGCPMHEDPLHLIPHHLREDFFQEYGIRIEGNLSPLNTLLLEQEYDGRIENVMIERIIFSEDKRVGIGTFTPSDPKSQDIADLTGSIDFSTIAEFGSESDPRAYRFDGELNKANRGMMEFQEILKLDEKFLWNLLSLTQEGNFKAGRFALISADEVIVAHTNETEYRSFISNKKNEALHSRIIVMPIPYNLKVSQEELIYQKMIKESDLSHVHIAPHALKAAAIFSVLTRLDVPKKQGIDLVKKMRLYDGESVEGFNSVDVEELKKEYPNEGMNGIDPRYIINRISSAIIRKEVPSINALDVLRSLKDGLDQHASISQEDRAKYMNYIAVARKEYDEIAKNEVQKAFVYSYEESAKTLMNNYLDNVEAYCNKNKIRDPLTGEEMNPDEKLMRSIEEQIGVSENAKKAFREEILIRLSAFARKGKRFEYNSHERLREAIQKKLFTDLKDVVKITTSSKTPDESQLKKMNEVIATLVNEHGYNSTSANELLQYVGSLLNR, from the coding sequence ATCAACATTCTAGATAAGGTCAAGAACTACCGGGAAGAAGAGAACAGACTGAAGTGGGAAGGGACATTTGCGGATTACTTAAGGATTTTGAGAGAAAGACCAGAAGTTGCTCAAACAGCTCATTCACGTGTGTACAATATGATCAAAGTCGCCGGATTAGAGGAACGAAACGGACAAAAATTATTCCGCTTTTTTGGTCAGGAAATTTTTGGGCTTGAAACAGCACTTGAACGACTAGTGGAGGAATATTTCCACCCAGCAGCTAGAAGATTGGATGTTCGAAAACGAATTTTATTATTAATGGGACCCGTAAGTGGGGGGAAATCCACAATTGTCACTTTGTTAAAACGAGGGCTTGAGCAATACTCGCGTACGGACGAAGGGGCAGTTTATGCCATAAAAGGATGTCCGATGCATGAGGATCCACTCCACCTTATTCCGCATCATTTGCGTGAGGATTTTTTTCAAGAATATGGAATTCGTATAGAGGGGAATTTATCTCCTTTAAATACGCTGTTACTTGAACAGGAATACGATGGACGTATAGAAAATGTCATGATTGAGCGTATTATTTTTTCGGAAGACAAACGAGTTGGAATCGGTACATTCACTCCTTCTGATCCAAAATCTCAAGATATTGCAGATTTAACAGGAAGCATTGATTTTTCAACAATTGCAGAATTCGGTTCTGAATCAGATCCGCGTGCGTATCGTTTTGATGGAGAATTAAACAAGGCAAACAGAGGCATGATGGAATTCCAAGAAATACTTAAACTAGATGAAAAGTTTTTATGGAACTTATTATCATTAACGCAAGAGGGCAATTTTAAAGCGGGTAGATTTGCATTAATTAGTGCAGATGAGGTAATTGTTGCACATACGAATGAAACGGAGTATCGTTCGTTTATTTCAAATAAAAAGAACGAGGCACTCCACTCTAGAATTATCGTGATGCCAATTCCTTATAATTTAAAAGTGAGCCAGGAAGAACTGATTTATCAAAAAATGATTAAGGAAAGCGATTTGTCTCATGTTCACATCGCGCCGCATGCATTAAAGGCCGCTGCAATTTTCTCCGTCTTAACAAGGCTTGACGTACCGAAAAAACAAGGTATTGATCTTGTGAAGAAAATGCGTCTGTACGACGGTGAAAGTGTAGAAGGATTTAACTCAGTTGATGTAGAGGAATTGAAAAAAGAGTATCCGAACGAAGGTATGAATGGGATTGACCCGCGTTATATTATTAATCGGATTTCTTCTGCCATTATTCGTAAAGAAGTACCATCGATTAATGCATTAGACGTGTTACGTTCACTGAAAGATGGACTCGATCAACATGCGTCGATTTCTCAGGAAGATCGGGCGAAATACATGAATTATATTGCAGTTGCTCGAAAAGAATACGATGAAATTGCGAAAAATGAAGTGCAAAAAGCGTTCGTGTATTCGTATGAGGAATCTGCGAAAACATTAATGAATAATTACCTCGATAATGTAGAGGCATATTGTAATAAAAATAAAATTCGAGATCCTTTAACAGGGGAAGAAATGAATCCAGATGAAAAATTAATGCGTTCAATAGAAGAGCAAATCGGTGTTTCAGAAAATGCGAAAAAGGCTTTTCGCGAGGAAATTTTAATTCGCCTTTCAGCATTTGCACGAAAAGGAAAACGTTTTGAATACAACTCTCATGAAAGATTACGAGAAGCGATTCAAAAGAAACTGTTTACGGATTTAAAAGACGTTGTAAAAATTACGACTTCATCAAAAACACCGGATGAATCGCAGCTTAAAAAAATGAATGAAGTGATTGCAACGCTTGTTAATGAACATGGATACAATTCAACATCGGCAAATGAATTATTGCAATATGTCGGTAGTTTACTCAATCGTTAA
- a CDS encoding YunC family protein: MFTAVTVYLPKTTLLTVSNDIGYIMCGALDVGLLNSQLADRKIIAGRAVGVKTIDQLLQAPLESITYEAEQHGIVKGMIGEEALLKMI, encoded by the coding sequence ATGTTTACTGCTGTTACTGTTTATTTACCGAAAACGACGTTGTTAACGGTTTCAAATGACATTGGCTATATTATGTGTGGTGCATTGGATGTTGGACTTTTGAATAGTCAGTTAGCAGATCGGAAAATAATTGCGGGTCGTGCGGTTGGTGTAAAAACGATTGATCAGTTGTTACAGGCACCACTTGAGTCCATCACCTATGAGGCAGAGCAACATGGAATTGTTAAAGGAATGATTGGAGAAGAAGCATTGTTAAAAATGATTTGA
- a CDS encoding DUF1540 domain-containing protein, with the protein MATDVLCEVNNCTYWGSGNKCNAAAIYVVTNRLDNEAANSEETDCKTFEMKEHHS; encoded by the coding sequence ATGGCTACAGATGTGCTATGTGAAGTTAACAACTGTACGTATTGGGGCTCTGGAAACAAGTGTAATGCAGCTGCTATTTATGTTGTAACGAATCGTCTTGATAATGAAGCAGCTAATAGCGAGGAAACGGATTGCAAAACATTTGAAATGAAAGAGCACCATTCCTGA
- a CDS encoding ribonuclease J → MSMNENALSIFALGGISEIGKNMYVVQYADDLVIIDCGAKFADKNLLGIDLIIPDISYLQENKDKIKALVVTHGHEDHIGGIPFFLKKLNVPIYATRFTLGLIEIKLKEHKLLRETELIEINSDSHLDFGEIVVSFFKTSHSIPDCLGIVLHTPEGKVVHTGDFKFDLTPVNNQYSDIHKMAKIGSQGVLALISESTNAERPGSTPSEQLVGEHIEEAFMKAKRRIFISTFASNVSRIQQIVDAAIKANRRLALLGRSMVNVVSVAMERGYLNVPNWMLVDVRDVSKLPPEKVVILCTGSQGEPLAALSRLSSGNNRDIKIIPEDTVIFAASPIPGNEKGVSSIVDNLFQLGANVIYGSSTITGMHVSGHGYQEDLKLMLTLMKPKYFIPVHGEYRMLHLHRLLAESVGVEKGNTFILKNGEVVDIKNALARQTRKVPAGDTYVDNMEIGEVGEIVLRDRRQLSEDGMVVIVITINKIDGTLVSEPDTTSRGFVYAKRSRELIDNMNEVTKATVNNFNEVNIIGMKRAIKKSVGQFIFEQTKRKPMILPIIIEI, encoded by the coding sequence TTGAGCATGAATGAAAATGCATTGTCCATTTTTGCCCTAGGTGGCATAAGTGAAATCGGTAAAAACATGTATGTTGTACAATACGCAGATGATCTCGTCATCATCGATTGTGGCGCTAAATTTGCGGATAAAAACTTGTTAGGAATTGATTTAATTATTCCCGATATTTCTTATTTACAAGAGAATAAGGATAAAATTAAGGCTTTAGTCGTTACGCATGGACATGAGGACCATATTGGAGGCATTCCTTTCTTTTTAAAAAAATTAAACGTCCCCATTTATGCCACTCGTTTTACACTCGGATTAATTGAGATAAAGTTAAAAGAGCATAAACTACTTAGGGAAACAGAGTTGATTGAGATTAATTCAGATTCCCATTTAGACTTTGGGGAGATTGTTGTGAGCTTTTTTAAAACGAGCCACAGTATACCTGATTGTCTAGGAATCGTCCTTCATACACCGGAAGGAAAAGTTGTTCATACTGGCGACTTTAAATTTGATTTAACCCCAGTAAATAATCAATATTCAGATATTCATAAAATGGCTAAAATCGGTTCACAAGGAGTGCTAGCCTTAATATCCGAAAGTACCAATGCCGAGCGCCCTGGTTCTACCCCATCCGAACAACTAGTTGGGGAGCATATTGAAGAAGCGTTTATGAAAGCAAAGCGCAGAATCTTTATTTCTACCTTCGCTTCGAATGTAAGTCGTATACAACAAATCGTTGATGCAGCAATTAAAGCGAATCGTAGGCTTGCATTGCTCGGTCGTAGTATGGTGAATGTCGTTTCTGTTGCAATGGAACGTGGGTATTTAAACGTTCCAAATTGGATGTTGGTCGATGTACGTGATGTCAGTAAACTCCCGCCTGAAAAAGTCGTGATTTTATGTACCGGAAGTCAAGGGGAACCATTAGCCGCACTTTCTCGCTTATCAAGTGGAAACAATCGTGATATAAAGATTATTCCTGAAGATACCGTTATTTTCGCAGCGTCACCGATACCTGGAAATGAAAAAGGTGTCTCAAGTATTGTAGACAACCTGTTTCAATTAGGAGCCAATGTCATTTATGGGTCGTCAACTATAACAGGAATGCATGTGTCTGGTCATGGTTATCAGGAAGATTTAAAACTTATGCTTACCTTAATGAAACCAAAATATTTTATTCCAGTTCACGGAGAGTATAGAATGCTTCACCTCCACCGGTTGTTAGCTGAATCAGTAGGAGTAGAAAAGGGAAATACATTCATTTTAAAAAATGGTGAGGTTGTTGATATTAAAAATGCGCTGGCTCGTCAAACTCGAAAAGTACCTGCTGGAGATACTTATGTAGACAATATGGAAATCGGCGAGGTTGGGGAGATTGTGCTACGCGACCGTAGACAGCTTTCTGAAGACGGAATGGTCGTAATTGTTATTACAATCAATAAGATTGACGGAACATTGGTTTCTGAACCTGATACGACTTCCCGCGGATTCGTATATGCTAAGCGTTCTAGAGAGCTCATCGATAACATGAATGAAGTTACGAAAGCTACTGTAAATAATTTCAATGAAGTGAATATCATTGGCATGAAAAGGGCTATTAAAAAGTCAGTCGGACAATTTATATTTGAACAGACGAAGAGAAAACCTATGATTTTACCGATAATTATTGAAATCTAA
- a CDS encoding DUF2252 domain-containing protein produces the protein MEVLLDRVKNTRKVLREHIIETILNEFDEECMNLARDQRTVKYTQMMESPFRFFRGSAYLFYFDMMKVPFSFHTAEDKPTWIQGDLHMENFGAFQNENGEIVYDVNDFDEGYIGSYLFDVLRMSVSIALYCEEQSLSGQEQRERIAHYLEAYYKQLKRFKNGKDNPFTLAFTADNTKGPVRKVLKKLAKRQRNHLLNDITQINEENKRVFAWSDEIQKVSEAEFKTFESLTEAYLQSVDANNKQDQSYYVIKDIARKYGTGTASIGLNRYYILIEGGKEANGVDDLVLEVKEVRSPVPAYFLPYREQFWTKYEHQGERVVATQKAMHHLEDPHLGYLTIDDRHFYVRERSPYKKKVKADQLVTLKDFDATLEIMGKITAKIHARADVDFESELFSHHSEEEILNAIGDDFETFCAQIIFASITYKEQVKSDYELFCQWVQEGFNRK, from the coding sequence ATGGAAGTCCTGCTTGATCGTGTTAAAAATACAAGAAAAGTATTGCGTGAACACATTATTGAAACCATATTGAATGAGTTTGATGAAGAGTGTATGAACCTAGCTCGTGATCAAAGAACAGTAAAGTATACTCAAATGATGGAAAGTCCATTTCGGTTTTTCCGCGGGAGCGCCTATTTGTTTTATTTTGATATGATGAAAGTTCCATTTTCATTTCATACAGCAGAGGATAAACCAACTTGGATTCAAGGTGATCTGCATATGGAGAATTTCGGTGCATTTCAAAATGAAAACGGTGAAATTGTTTATGATGTAAATGATTTTGATGAAGGCTATATTGGATCCTATCTATTTGACGTGTTGCGTATGTCTGTTAGTATTGCCTTGTATTGTGAGGAACAGTCACTTAGTGGACAGGAACAGAGAGAGAGAATTGCTCATTATCTCGAAGCGTATTATAAGCAGTTGAAACGATTTAAGAATGGGAAGGACAACCCCTTCACTTTAGCCTTTACTGCCGATAATACAAAGGGACCTGTTCGAAAGGTATTAAAAAAACTAGCGAAAAGACAAAGAAATCACCTTTTAAATGATATTACACAAATAAATGAGGAAAACAAGCGAGTGTTTGCTTGGTCAGACGAAATACAGAAAGTCAGTGAGGCTGAATTTAAAACTTTTGAATCCTTAACTGAAGCTTATTTACAATCTGTAGATGCCAATAATAAACAAGATCAATCCTATTATGTCATTAAAGATATCGCACGAAAGTATGGCACTGGAACTGCTTCAATCGGTTTAAATCGTTACTATATTCTAATTGAAGGTGGTAAGGAAGCGAATGGAGTAGATGATTTAGTACTAGAAGTAAAAGAAGTACGTTCGCCTGTTCCGGCCTATTTTCTACCGTATAGAGAACAGTTTTGGACGAAATATGAACATCAAGGGGAACGAGTAGTGGCAACACAAAAGGCCATGCACCATTTAGAAGACCCGCACTTAGGTTATTTGACAATAGATGACCGCCATTTCTACGTTCGTGAAAGATCACCTTATAAAAAGAAAGTAAAAGCAGATCAACTAGTAACGCTAAAAGATTTTGATGCGACGCTAGAAATTATGGGGAAAATTACAGCGAAGATTCATGCTCGAGCAGATGTTGATTTTGAATCGGAATTGTTTTCCCATCATAGCGAGGAAGAAATTTTGAATGCAATTGGTGATGATTTTGAAACATTTTGCGCTCAAATTATTTTCGCTTCAATCACATATAAAGAACAAGTAAAAAGCGATTATGAGTTGTTTTGTCAGTGGGTGCAAGAAGGATTTAATAGGAAATAA
- a CDS encoding SET domain-containing protein translates to MIHPHTELRYINEQIGFGVFAKEFIPKGTITWVLDQFDQILEPQVVEAADSYSRADIQKYSYRNEEGKYILCWDLGRFVNHSFHANCMGTAYEFEIAIRDIYPGEQLTDDYGTLNIDEPFLCIPEEGTERKMVYPDDLLKFYKEWDKKVIKAMRYFYDVEQPLLHLIRPEFMGKIETAAKKQILLDSIKKLYFNRPANKETIRIQR, encoded by the coding sequence ATGATTCATCCACATACAGAACTCCGATATATAAATGAACAAATTGGATTCGGTGTATTTGCCAAGGAATTTATTCCTAAGGGAACAATTACATGGGTGTTAGATCAGTTCGATCAAATTCTTGAGCCACAAGTTGTGGAAGCGGCAGACTCATATAGTAGGGCGGACATTCAGAAATATTCGTATCGCAACGAAGAAGGGAAATATATTCTTTGTTGGGATTTGGGGAGATTCGTTAATCATAGTTTTCATGCAAACTGTATGGGAACTGCATACGAGTTTGAAATTGCGATTCGGGACATTTATCCGGGGGAGCAATTGACGGACGATTACGGTACATTAAATATCGACGAGCCGTTTCTTTGTATTCCAGAAGAAGGAACAGAGCGGAAAATGGTGTACCCAGATGATTTACTGAAGTTTTACAAAGAATGGGATAAAAAGGTAATTAAAGCGATGCGCTATTTTTATGACGTAGAACAACCGCTTCTGCATCTCATCCGACCGGAATTTATGGGGAAAATTGAGACGGCAGCTAAAAAACAAATTTTGTTGGATTCTATTAAGAAACTTTACTTTAACAGACCGGCCAATAAAGAGACCATCCGCATCCAGCGATAA